One stretch of Strigops habroptila isolate Jane unplaced genomic scaffold, bStrHab1.2.pri NW_022045634.1_ctg1, whole genome shotgun sequence DNA includes these proteins:
- the AKAP8L gene encoding A-kinase anchor protein 8-like isoform X1 — protein MSYSGYGDWNSGTNRGYEGYSYSYGYSQDNSGNYGYGMATSNSWEMANSDVDMNPDGSSGAEGVLGKMNQRLDMVSHMDTDTMQGGHYGSGDRYDSYESYDSRSSLNDRDMFRPSYDYGEAEHDNDSSYEGPYDNFYGNRRDQFQGRARDNFGQRGQNWGRDNRNNRPLASAYPGRMSGQWNEAAQSMGSRGPHGSSRLPSLFSHNIIPELSMFQGMRGFPGNMRYGGGMMKQRMRRNWKMWDSDFKPQKKKLKKDPSTKKRKLTNSSDDPDSKAAKTDGSENSDSDNEEGTEGESGEKEEKEGSRGEGEDEEGKDSEKGALTIQEEISQIKRRLQAGKRTPERQKKRHRDRMVERIQFVCSLCKYRTFYDDEMSSHLESKFHKEHFKFVGTKLPQQTADFLQEYVANKTRKTEERRKAIEDINAVIQQIYRDQDLTQDVGMEHFIKKVEAAHCAACDLFIPMQYGIIQKHLKSLDHNHNRRAMMEQSKKSSLVVARSILNNKLISKKLERYLKGENPFTDDPEEKEEHEEGEGGASGNAEEGTAEGADENKDEEENAEEENPEEENPEENAEEENLEEENPEEGNLEEENKDPKENVEAEGAGNEGEREETGTETSEAQAQAEVEPAAGNGEQQNSLPLEESLPEEEEQQPVEEEEEESEEAAAAQEEEEDGD, from the exons ATGAGCTACTCGg gtTATGGAGACTGGAATTCCGGGACAAACAGAG GTTATGAGGGATACAGTTACAGCTATGGCTACAGCCAGGATAACTCTGGGAATTACGGCTATGGAATGGCCACTTCCAACTCCTGGGAAATGGCCAACTCGGACGTGGACATGAACCCCGATGGCTCCAGTGGTGCTGAGGGTGTCCTCGGGAAGATGAACCAGCGCTTGGACATGGTGTCCCACATGGATACGGACACGATGCAGGGAGGACACTATGGATCTGGGGACAG GTACGACTCGTACGAATCCTACGACTCGAGGTCCTCCCTGAACGACCGCGACATGTTTCGCCCCAGCTACGACTACGGCGAGGCCGAGCACGACAACGACAGCTCCTACGAGGGTCCCTACGACAACTTCTACGGGAATCGGCGGGATCAGTTCCAGGGCAGAGCTCGGGATAACTTTGGGCAGCGGGGCCAGAACTGGGGGCGGGACAACCGCAACAACAGGCCCTTGGCATCGGCTTATCCCGGGCGGATGAGCGGCCAGTGGAACGAGGCTGCGCAGTCAATGGGATCCCGGGGTCCCCACGGCTCCTCCAggcttccttccctcttctcccacaACATTATCCCAGAACTCAGCATGTTCCAAGGGATGCGAGGCTTCCCGGGGAACATGCGCTATGGAGGGGGGATGATGAAGCAGCGGATGAGGAGGAACTGGAAAATGTGGGATTCGGATTTTAAA cCCCAGAAGAAGAAGCTCAAGAAGGATCCCAGCACGAAGAAGCGGAAGCTCACGAACAGCTCCGATGATCCCGACAGCAAAGCGGCCAAGACGGACGGCTCCGAGAACTCCGACTCGGACAACG aggagGGAACAGAAGGAGAAtcaggagagaaggaggagaaggagggctCCAGAGGG GAAGGGGAAGATGAAGAAGGGAAAGATTCAGAGAAAG GTGCTCTCACAATCCAGGAGGAGATCAGTCAGATCAAGCGCAGGTTGCAGGCGGGCAAGAGAACTCcagagaggcagaagaagaGGCACCGGGATCGCATGGTGGAAAG GATTCAGTTTGTTTGTTCACTGTGCAAATATCGGACCTTCTACGACGACGAGATGAGCAGTCACCTGGAGAGCAAATTCCATAAGGAACACTTCAAGTTCGTTGGAACCAAGTTGCCTCAACAAACAGCTGATTTCCTGCAG GAATATGTTGCcaataaaacaaggaaaactgAGGAGCGCCGTAAAGCGATCGAAGACATTAACGCGGTCATTCAGCAGATATACAGGGATCAGGATCTTACACAAG ATGTTGGCATGGAGCATTTCATCAAGAAGGTGGAGGCAGCTCATTGTGCTGCCTGTGACCTCTTCATCCCCATGCAGTACGGCATCATCCAGAAACACTTGAAGTCACTCGACCACAACCACAACCGCAGG GCCATGATGGAGCAATCCAAGAAATCCTCACTAGTGGTTGCAAGGAGTATTCTCAACAACAAGCTCATCAGTAAGAAACTGGAGCGGTACCTCAAG gGTGAGAATCCTTTCACGGATGAcccagaagagaaagaggagcatgaggaaggagaaggaggagccAGTGGAAATGCCGaggaaggaacagcagaagGAGCAGACGAAAACAAGGACGaggaggaaaatgcagaggaggaaaatccAGAAGAGGAAAACCCCGAAGAAAAcgcagaggaagaaaatctggAAGAGGAGAATCCAGAGGAGGGAAATctagaggaggaaaacaaggatCCCAAAGAGAACGTAGAAGCAGAAGGTGCTGGGAATGAGGGGGAGCGAGAAGAAACAGGGACAGAGACAAGTGAGGCACAAGCACAAGCAGAGGTGGAGCCGGCTGCAGGGAACGGGGAGCAGCAGAATTCCCTGCCTCTGGAGGAATCCCtccctgaggaagaggagcagcagccggtagaagaggaggaggaggagagtgaggaagctgctgcagcacaagaggaggaggaagatggggATTAA
- the AKAP8L gene encoding A-kinase anchor protein 8-like isoform X2: MATSNSWEMANSDVDMNPDGSSGAEGVLGKMNQRLDMVSHMDTDTMQGGHYGSGDRYDSYESYDSRSSLNDRDMFRPSYDYGEAEHDNDSSYEGPYDNFYGNRRDQFQGRARDNFGQRGQNWGRDNRNNRPLASAYPGRMSGQWNEAAQSMGSRGPHGSSRLPSLFSHNIIPELSMFQGMRGFPGNMRYGGGMMKQRMRRNWKMWDSDFKPQKKKLKKDPSTKKRKLTNSSDDPDSKAAKTDGSENSDSDNEEGTEGESGEKEEKEGSRGEGEDEEGKDSEKGALTIQEEISQIKRRLQAGKRTPERQKKRHRDRMVERIQFVCSLCKYRTFYDDEMSSHLESKFHKEHFKFVGTKLPQQTADFLQEYVANKTRKTEERRKAIEDINAVIQQIYRDQDLTQDVGMEHFIKKVEAAHCAACDLFIPMQYGIIQKHLKSLDHNHNRRAMMEQSKKSSLVVARSILNNKLISKKLERYLKGENPFTDDPEEKEEHEEGEGGASGNAEEGTAEGADENKDEEENAEEENPEEENPEENAEEENLEEENPEEGNLEEENKDPKENVEAEGAGNEGEREETGTETSEAQAQAEVEPAAGNGEQQNSLPLEESLPEEEEQQPVEEEEEESEEAAAAQEEEEDGD; encoded by the exons ATGGCCACTTCCAACTCCTGGGAAATGGCCAACTCGGACGTGGACATGAACCCCGATGGCTCCAGTGGTGCTGAGGGTGTCCTCGGGAAGATGAACCAGCGCTTGGACATGGTGTCCCACATGGATACGGACACGATGCAGGGAGGACACTATGGATCTGGGGACAG GTACGACTCGTACGAATCCTACGACTCGAGGTCCTCCCTGAACGACCGCGACATGTTTCGCCCCAGCTACGACTACGGCGAGGCCGAGCACGACAACGACAGCTCCTACGAGGGTCCCTACGACAACTTCTACGGGAATCGGCGGGATCAGTTCCAGGGCAGAGCTCGGGATAACTTTGGGCAGCGGGGCCAGAACTGGGGGCGGGACAACCGCAACAACAGGCCCTTGGCATCGGCTTATCCCGGGCGGATGAGCGGCCAGTGGAACGAGGCTGCGCAGTCAATGGGATCCCGGGGTCCCCACGGCTCCTCCAggcttccttccctcttctcccacaACATTATCCCAGAACTCAGCATGTTCCAAGGGATGCGAGGCTTCCCGGGGAACATGCGCTATGGAGGGGGGATGATGAAGCAGCGGATGAGGAGGAACTGGAAAATGTGGGATTCGGATTTTAAA cCCCAGAAGAAGAAGCTCAAGAAGGATCCCAGCACGAAGAAGCGGAAGCTCACGAACAGCTCCGATGATCCCGACAGCAAAGCGGCCAAGACGGACGGCTCCGAGAACTCCGACTCGGACAACG aggagGGAACAGAAGGAGAAtcaggagagaaggaggagaaggagggctCCAGAGGG GAAGGGGAAGATGAAGAAGGGAAAGATTCAGAGAAAG GTGCTCTCACAATCCAGGAGGAGATCAGTCAGATCAAGCGCAGGTTGCAGGCGGGCAAGAGAACTCcagagaggcagaagaagaGGCACCGGGATCGCATGGTGGAAAG GATTCAGTTTGTTTGTTCACTGTGCAAATATCGGACCTTCTACGACGACGAGATGAGCAGTCACCTGGAGAGCAAATTCCATAAGGAACACTTCAAGTTCGTTGGAACCAAGTTGCCTCAACAAACAGCTGATTTCCTGCAG GAATATGTTGCcaataaaacaaggaaaactgAGGAGCGCCGTAAAGCGATCGAAGACATTAACGCGGTCATTCAGCAGATATACAGGGATCAGGATCTTACACAAG ATGTTGGCATGGAGCATTTCATCAAGAAGGTGGAGGCAGCTCATTGTGCTGCCTGTGACCTCTTCATCCCCATGCAGTACGGCATCATCCAGAAACACTTGAAGTCACTCGACCACAACCACAACCGCAGG GCCATGATGGAGCAATCCAAGAAATCCTCACTAGTGGTTGCAAGGAGTATTCTCAACAACAAGCTCATCAGTAAGAAACTGGAGCGGTACCTCAAG gGTGAGAATCCTTTCACGGATGAcccagaagagaaagaggagcatgaggaaggagaaggaggagccAGTGGAAATGCCGaggaaggaacagcagaagGAGCAGACGAAAACAAGGACGaggaggaaaatgcagaggaggaaaatccAGAAGAGGAAAACCCCGAAGAAAAcgcagaggaagaaaatctggAAGAGGAGAATCCAGAGGAGGGAAATctagaggaggaaaacaaggatCCCAAAGAGAACGTAGAAGCAGAAGGTGCTGGGAATGAGGGGGAGCGAGAAGAAACAGGGACAGAGACAAGTGAGGCACAAGCACAAGCAGAGGTGGAGCCGGCTGCAGGGAACGGGGAGCAGCAGAATTCCCTGCCTCTGGAGGAATCCCtccctgaggaagaggagcagcagccggtagaagaggaggaggaggagagtgaggaagctgctgcagcacaagaggaggaggaagatggggATTAA